The genomic segment GGTACAGAGGAAAGAGGACTCTGCCCTTgcaagcttacattctacaggatgatggggaaggagacagtaggtcggTGAATTGCAGCAGGTCCAGTGGTGTTGAGGTGATGACATGGCTATTAcaggctgtaagctttcttgaagagatgagttttcaagttttgTCTGAAGGATCCAAGCGTGGTGGATAATCGGACGTATTGGGGTGCAGAATTCCAGAGAATGGAGGATATTCAGGagaagtcttaaggccccgtcacactaagcaacatcgctgctaacgaacaacttttgtgaccttgctagcgatgttgctgtgtgttacatccagcaacaacctggcccctgctgtgaggtcgttggttgttgctgaatgtcctgggccattttttttttttaactatatttttattcaaatttttcaataacataacactggcataagcgaattcagcattgtaaattcaacattacattgtcgtgtttgatcatcccaaattccataccaatttttaaaatcaataaccgtaacatggcaagataaagcaaaggaaagcagcgaccccttaacccatcattcttatcattccccccattgaacccttgtgaacatggtaatgacatataataaagaagtcccactcaaatcggttatttccccctctccttttagtcagctttcggcctttcctcccccacctccaagccatccaatgtatccttcaatttttcagtatgataccagactgtgtctttgaaaggtgacataatcctgactatctcctcccgagtacaataggccagtatgaatttcttccatttgttaaagtgctgtcgtattctatccgccctcctttctgcatccaatccttctatttcaagaagatgcatgagctgacccaagatctcttcaatcgcggggaccctagactccaaccaattttttagtatcgctctcttggctgccagaagtatcacatgtataagtctgggtgggttagtcatcttccctttggtatcgttcccctcctcccaatggtgaaaaatagcgaacccaggtgagagccgaacttcaagaccccacaccttttgtatacaacttttgatctgtgaccataatggactcaaatgggggcaggaccacaacccgtgaaggagatcagttccactactcttacacttagggcaatacgtaagcctgtctggctttgttgctgatggagggagattaaaaccataaattgccttgtgcataattctaaattgggtttctcgccaattctcatttaaaattgatttacgaagagcattccaccctcccctaatttttacccccatagacgggtcctcaaattgtttttcccaagatttaaataaaccttccgggtgctgtcctattaatagatcacgcatggctccataaagaaaagagatagatgatgaagttattgagttctttaccagacaatcaaaagagttaaatactacctcctgggtcacatcatgcaactgagtcataatactatatctcacttggtcatattggattacttggttaggccccaggccatactgcgctataatttcgtctctactcaaccatctaggttctgaggtgtgcaagagatgagcaacagtccttatacccctcaccttccactcttcaaacagcttattgcttgtcccctgcacaaactctggattcccccatataggcaagtatttggatattttatggggaagtttgtagtttttcctcaacgccttccacgctgcaatcgtgtctttaaataaggaagagtgcttgattttcactgggagattagcctgcctagtatgaagcaatgccaccagatcccaaggttgtgcacagtctctctcaagctccaacgctgaataatttagttgttgctctcccgctgtgaagcacagatcgctgtgtgtgacagcgacagagcaacaactaaatgtgcaggcagcaggagccggcttctgcggacgctggtaaccaatgtaaacatcgggtaaccaagaagccctgtccttggttacccgatatttacctttgttaccagcctccaccgctctcactgtcagtgccggctcctgctctgtgcacatgtagctgcaggacacatcaggttaattaacctgatgtgtgctgtagctaggagagcagggagccagcgctaagcattgtgcgctgctccctgctctgtgcacatttaactgcagcacacatcaggtaattaacccaatgtgtgctgtaactaggagagcaaggagccagcgctaagcggtgtgcgctgctccctgctctgtgcacatgtagctacagcacacatcgggtaattaacccgatgtgtgctgtaactaggagagcaggagccagcgctcagtgtgcgctgctccctgctctctgcacgtgtagctccgtgcgctggtaaccaaggtaaatatcgggttggttacccgatatttaccttagttaccaagcgcagcatcttccacgcggcgctgggggctggtcactggttgctggtgagctcaccagcaactcgtgtagcgacgctccagtgatccctgccaggtcaggttgctggtgggatcgctggagcgtcgcagtgtgacatctcaccagcaacctcctagcaacttaccagcgatccctatcattgttgggatcgctggtaagttgcttagtgtgactggacctttagaggcgATTGGATGAAGAGCAAATAAATGTAGAGGAGAGGAGGAGGTCTAGGGAGGGCTGGAGATTACTTGAGGGAAGATATTGAGCTATTAGTTTGGAGACTATGGACAGCTTTGTGGGTCAGTGGTAGTAGTTTGAACTGGATTCCTTGGGGAatagggagccaatggagggatttgcagagaggagaagtggggaAGTAGCGAGGAGAGAGGTGAATTAATCGGGCAGCAAAGTTAAGGACAGATTGGAGAGGTGCAAGTGTGGCAccgctgaggcttcagtcgccacagggtactgcacctcttcATCCCAGGTACGGAAGAGGTCATTGCCAGTAACACCACAATCCACACAACATGCAGCCAGCTTGGAGGTGAGCTGGTTAATTAAGTGGATGGGTGGAGCAAGCAGCACACAGAGAGAGGGAAGTAATGAGTCATCAGTTCCTTTGCAGACAGTCTAACAAGGGAGAAAGAAGTAGAGCTGcaggagagaggtcctggggatgggaggctggaggaatttgtcccaggaccaggaGTGAGTACAGATTGGGGAGTAAGGCGACAGACACACACTTAGTTATAGTTACGCACAGATCAAGGAACAAGTGAGGCgtggggagaacacggtcgctgaggggagagctccgccatagctccctcaggaccaagcGCGCAGAACAGggtgccctaggctggtgggcactgcacgtcccgccagcagaatccgccgggcaaaggatttcaagtcttctggcccacccaAAGTGCCAGGGGTACAGCAGCAtacagagccaggagtcgtgacaaaagagcggcaccagtaacgaactcacactgcctgccatacgggaccgGAACGGAGCCCAttcaaggactcgggtcccagcgtagtTTCAAGTCACAGGGACCCACACAACATGGCGCAAGAAGGAAGGACTCACATAATGAAGCAATGGTTCTGACTTCCGAACTATCTGGGATTTGCTGGAGCCtatgacagcggagtccggcagtctAAAGCCGGTGATATCTCAGTGAGTCaagaactttaactgcaatccTTGTGTCATCCAATCCTTCCCACGCCTTACCTGCACAGCAGCAGGAGACTAccactcccaacatccctggggccttTACTGTCTATTGTCTTTATTGACACCACCAAGGTCACAGAacagggcctggccgctgtgagatCCTAAACTCTATACATCAGCCCAGTGATGAGTAACCCCCCAGACCCTGTGGGTGCGTCACAAGAGTATTAggcgggaggccacagaggaggatgcttcagtagtcaaggcaggagatgTTGAGAGCATGTACGAGCATTTTAATAGATTGAGGGGCAAGAaaaggatggattctggaaatatttttgagctggaggtgacaggagctggcgagagtttGTATATGCAGTTTGAATAACAAGGCAGAGTCAAGTGTTACTCCGAGGCAGCAGATTTCCTGTACAGGCGAGAGCGTAATTCCATTTACCTTGATAAACAGATTAGGTATGGAAGATACGTGAGATGGAAAATAGATAATGAGTTCAGATTTGTTTACATTAAGCTTTAGGAAGCGAAAGGAAaagaaggaggatatggctgattaacactctgggattctggacagcagagacttGACGTTTGGGCCAGTGAGGTAGATctcagtgtcatcagcatataggtgcatATAGGAGCTATTGGAAGCCATATGACTTTATGACTTGTTCCAGGCCAAGGGTATATATTGAGAAAAGCAGTGGACCTAGGACAGAGACTTGCAGGACTCCAACAGAGAGAGGAAGGGAGGAGGAGGTAGTGTGGGAGTGGGAAACCCTAAATGCGCGGTTGAAAAGGTATAAGAAGATCCAAGATACGGCATTGTCTTTGACACCACAGGAAGAGAAgaactgtagtaggagggagtgatcaactgtgttgaaggcagaggaaGGGTCTAGATGGAGGAGTATAGAGATCTGTCTATTAGCTTTGGCTGTAAGCAAGTCGTTAGtaattttggtcagggcagtttcagtggaaagaTGGCACCAGAAGCAAGATTGTAGGTTGTCAAACatagagttagatgagaggtgggaggaaagttgggCTACTCAAGGCGTTTGGAAGTGAACAGGAGCAGATATGGGGTGATATCTGGACATAGCAGTCTGATCAAGGTTTGGCTTTATGAGGATAGGTGTTATTGTGGCATGTTTGAAAGCAAAAGGGAAGGTCCCAGAGGTTAGTGATAGGTTCAACAGTTGTGCTAGGGCTGGGATAAGAGTGGTGGTGAGGATGGAGAGGAGGTATGATGGGATGGGGTCGTGAGTACAAGTGGTGAGGTGTGATTTGTAGAGGAGATGAGTAAGTTCACCTTCAGTGATGTTGGAAATGGATGTTTTGAGGGAAGAGCAGTTGTCTGGTATACAAAGGGGTTGGGGTGGTGGAACAAAGGCTTGCCTTGTTTGGTCAGTCTTTTTTTTGAAGTGCGTGGCATAGTCATCTGCACAGATGAAGGGGCAGTGAAGGGGCAGTGGAGGGTGGAGGAGGGAGTTAAAACTGCTGAACAGCTGTTTGGGGTTCAATTAGGAAGCCACGAGGgttgtgaagtaggtctgtttagcagaggtgagggctGATTGGAACATGAGTGTTGCTTGTTTGAATGCAGTGAAGTCGGCTTGTGTGTTTGCTTCCAACGCCATTCCGCAACCCTAGAAACTTGGCGAAGTTTTTTGGTGGTGAAGttattgtgccagggttgtctgttGATTCATGCCACTTTGGTGTTGACAAGAGGGGCGATGTGAGTGTGGCATTATACTCATTAAATTCCCATATTATTCctaagatatacagtgcctacaagtagtattcaaccccctgcagatttagcaggtttacacattcggaattaacttggcattgtgacatttggactgtagatcagcctggaagtgtgaaatgcactgcagcaaaaaagaatgttatttcttttttttttttttttttaaattgtgaaacgtttattcagagggtcatttattattcaaccctttaACCACCAGAAttgtgtttggttcccctaaagtattaagaagtatttcaggcacaaataacaatgagcttcacatgtttggattaattatctctttttccagccttttctgactaattaagaccctccccaaatttgtgaacagcactcatacatggtcaacatgggaaagacaaaggagcattccaaggccatcagagacaagatcgtggagggtcacaaggctggcaaggggtacaaaaccctttccaaggagttgggcctacctgtctccactgttgggagcatcatccggaagtggaaggcttatggaactgctgttagccttccacagcctggacagcctttgaaagtttcctcccgtgccgaggccaggcttgtccgaagagtcaaggctaacccaaggacaacaaggaaggagctccgggaagatctcatggcagtggggacattggtttcagtcaataccataagtaacgtactccaccgcaatggtctccgttccagacgagcccgtaaggtacctttactttcaaaacgtcatgtcaaggctcgtctacagtttgctcatgatcacttggaggactctgagacagactggttcaaggttctctggtctgatgagaccaagatcgagatctttggtgccaaccacacacgtgacgtttggagactggatggcactgcatacgaccccaagaatatcatccctacagtcaagcatggtggtggcagcatcatgctgtggggctgtttctcagccaaggggcctggccatctggtccacatccttgggaagatggatagcacagcctacctggagattttggccaagaacctccgctcctccatcaaggatcttaagatgggtcgtaatttcatcttccaacaagacaacgacccaaagcacacagccaagaaaaccgaggcctggttcaagagggaaaaaatcaaggtgttgcagtggcctagtcagtctcctgaccttaacccaattgaaaacttgtggaaggagctcaagattaaagtccacatgagacacccaaagaacctagataacttggagaagatctgcatggaggagtgggccaagataactctagagacctgtgccggcctgatcaggtcttataaaagacgattattagctgttattgcaaacaagggttattccacaaaatattaaacctaggggttgaataataattgacccacacttttatgttgaaaatgtattaaaatttaactgagcaacataacttgttggtttgtaagatttatgcatctgttaataaatcctgctcttgtttgaagtttgcaggctctaacttatttgcatcttatcaaacctgctaaatctgcagggggttgaatactacttgtaggcactgtagacctTTTTATTTAGTGTAAATATTTATGGTTTTTACCAAAGGGGTGTGGTTCACAGACTAACaatacagagcagcctaaagacactccccagaggatcctgtaagcCATGCCTCATTGTAAAGACCATAAAGTTAGCATGTAAAAAGGCCCGTATCTCTCAAACCACTAAGAAAAGAAAAAAGCAGAGTAATTGGCAGCAGGGCGAATAATATAACAGTAAAAACTGGACACTTTTTCCTTTTGTGATAAGCCCTCTTTAAGTGGAGTGACTGCATCATGGTGCTGATGAGCAGCCAGGGGCAGCCAATATCCCATCACTGCGATGTTGGTACTGCAATAAAGCACATCTGCAAGAGATTGTGATTTTCACTTTATACTGAAGTACTGTAGTATTACATTACATAGAGCAAGTGCTAAAAATATTGTAGGTTTGTCTCCTAGGGAAACTAAAAAATAAATTATCAATTAAAAAAAAtgccaataaaaaaataaatataaatatcacATTAAACATCATAAAGGGAAAACATAAAGACAAATAAGTGCCAGAATTGAAGTTTTTCAGTTGCTGAACCTCCTccaaaaatgctataaaaagtgatcaaaatgttgtgtgtgtgttgtgaaccTGGTTTCAATAACAATGTCAGCTCACCACGCAAAAAACATCcatcaaaaaaaagaaaaaatgtatggATTTcagaaaaatgtattattttttagtCACTGAAATCATACTGTCCTGAAGAATCCTGTTGCTCACAATGAGCACCATAAACACATAACCTAAAAACAATGGCGGAATTgcgggtgttttttttttacaatcttaCCCCAATTGgaattttttactattttttttccaGTCCATTAGATActtaaatgaatggtgtcattgaaaactaCAACTTATCCCGCAATAACCAAGACCTCAGATGGCCATGTTGATGGAAAAACAAAGGCTCAAAAAGAAAAAAGACCTGAGGATTGATGCCAAAAAGAGCCACTAAAGAAATCCCATTAAGTCAATACCTGATTTTTTTTTCTACGTATCTAGGACATTTAACCACTTTATACCCTTGAGTAGGGTTTCTTCAAGTTTAGGTCATACAAAAATATGAGAGAGTTACATCTTGACCATAAAGAATATGGTTTTAGAAAGTATACGGTCAAATTCAAGTCCACATCACAAAAAAGCATAGACTTTAGCTCAGTTAATATCCATATTGTTGTATCTTTTCTGCTTAATAAATATGGCAATCAGTCTCTTTGACAACGTGTATTTAAAATATAGGCAGCGTTGGCTTTTTTCCCCGGTATTTTCAGTGCTGTAGCGGAGATAGGTCAGCTGGAATCCCAATCCACTCCGGTAGGAATGCAGCATTATATCGGAAAAGTTTTAAGAATTCCGATTCAGGAAGTGTAAAGTTAGTGAGGTATATGGTTTCTCCTCCAACCAAATAACTTGCCCAAAATCCAAATGTCCCAATAGTCATGATTGTGTGGTTGCAACCAACCAGAAGTGCAAAATCCTTACCCGGAGTGGACTCGTAGCCATCCCCTGAGAAGTAGACATCACCCTTGGAATTGTCGATGTTCTCTTTACACCAACGCATTCCATTACTAGTCACTACGAAAACAGGTTCTTTATATTTATTTCGGAAATAATTCATGGCTTTCTCCAAGTAACCTTTGTCTGCGACCACACCCTTCCAAACGTTTGGCATGACATTGACATAATCGCCTCTTCGGACGTGGACCCCAATATAGGTGACATTTTTTCGAGAACCTTTTATGTTTTCCAAAACTTGGTTGGCCTCATTCTTAAGATAGTCATGAATTGTAAATTCCCTTTTCATGTCTTCTCGTAGATGATGAAAAAATGTCCATGAACAGGGGAAGCCTGTTAGTTTGATAAAACTCCCGTAAATGTGATTATATTCCTCAGACATCCAGTCATGTATCCAGTATTCCTGAAATGGGACGTACCTGGCCACACTGTTATGTAAAACTGGTAGCGTGATTTTAAATATTGGGGCCAAGTAGTCATGCATTTCCGTAAGGATAAAAGCCTGGCGTCCGTTTGCTTTGGCCAAGGCATATAAAGCAGCATATTCACCCATGTGGTTACCCAACCTTCCATCAGGTTTTACGGTCCAAATTCCTAAATCTTTGCATTTAGATATTATGTTATTGCTACTAGTATCTGAGACATCTTCTGATATAAGTTTGTTGTCTTTTTGTGGGCATATTAAGGATAAAGGCAGATTAGCGGAAAATGTCAAAAATTGGATACGGAACTGTAATTGGTATAATACAAGGAACACAAAAACTGACATTAATAGACAGCCCAAGAGAAAAAGTTTCTTTTTCTTGTTGGATAACTCCATCTTTTTCTGGTATCTTTCCTGAGTTCTGGTTCGTAGGATTGATTCATCGATAAAGAATCTAATAcctgttaaaaaaagaaaaaatagaattaTAATTACTTTATTCACTGAATCAAAGAATATAAGCATCTGTATTTTATATTTCATAGGGGTGATCCCAGCACAAACATTTTTCACCTTTTTTGCTCACGCCAATCATTACAATGGGGGTTCTGATCCCATTCCAGAAGAGTTGGAATTGAGTAGTGGTCAAAATTAAGAACTAAAACTCTATGCATtgtctatatatttatatagacaATGCATAGACatttagtagagatgagtggacccgaaaTTTTAAGTTTAAACACAgacttaataaaaaaaattagtGTTTGAGTTTGCATTTGGgttctttacgtatgcaaaccactcaagcgagcatcgctgtgcccgGGTACACTCAGTATGAGCTGCTTGTAGTGCTTGAATGACTTTCACTGAGGGTAAAAACAAAATTATCAAATGtaatgtgtacaaaaaaaaaatggaaaaaacccaaCCTCCCTCCCcactttgtttatggctggctggatgagcggagagccaaactgcccaatcagtgacttcaaatgaggtTCGGGTCAAATTCTGGTCCAAAACAGAAGTTTATCTAAACCCACAGAACCCaatcttccacaggtccactcatttcTAATCTTTAGTTCTTATATTTGACCATCACTCAATTTCACCATTCAAAGACCACCACTTGAGAAATATAGACATGGAATattatatacagtgggtgaaatgagTGTTGAAcacaagtaaatatatttctaaaggtgatattgacatgaatttctcaccagatgttggtagcaACCCATcggatccacacaggcaaagaaagaaAACCAAAGATGTGCTAAATTATGAGTaagaatgagaaatgacacagggacaaAAGTATGGAgcccatgaagaaagagaggtgcaagaaGCCAAGGAAAGTCATgagaccagctgaaatctatcagtaattaaaaatTAGTCATGCCACTAGTGAAAAATAACATCAGCTGGTTCAACTTCGGGCTTATAAAAAAGTATCTCAATAccgaggtgccacacaagaaatatctcatgatgggtaaaaccagtgagctgtcacaAGACCTTTTTAACTTTATTGTTGCAaagcatactgatggcattggttacagaagaatttttaaaCTACTAAAAGATACAGTGAACACTGTTAGTACTACAATCTAGAAGTGGAAaggacatcatttcaccataaattgGCCATAACCatgtgctccctgcaagatttcagtcagatgagtgaaaagaattatgagaagagttgtccaagagccaagcacacctgtggagagctactgaaatacctggaatcagcaggtacaataatttcaaagaaaacaataagtaattcaCTTGACCTCTATGGCCTGTATGAATGCCCGCCAATCAAGGTTCCATTGCTGAACACAAAAACATGTTCAAGTGCGTGTttcaagggactctgtcagcacagaattactgtgtaaaccaagtacaggctttcgtgcatcatggcagggctaatcacttaaatacaccttcccacttgttttccctctatctcaaCTGCCCCTTCTTCTTTGTTTGAGAGCTCTTGtggagattagagatgagcaaatctgtgccgcccccgtgtcagcagccgagctgctcggatccgtggtggctcgaggggcgtccagacccgggggtctcgtggccactcgaatgaagggggatatttacagggagagtggtatattgagagttcgtgacgccatgcgtggtgtgtggtaaggtggagcaccactgctgcagctgggagtacccggtggcgatagagcgggcagccaggtgtttaacccctccacgagtaggaggagatgccctgggactcggtgatggtgacagggaggtaccgttggggaggtaagggtcacttgtgtactcactcagtccaataacactgacaccgacaacttgagtaaaccaaagttctggacactgctgccactgaggaggagcacgtttgggtcccgtttctgctggtgttgcctattgatctgtgacctttcccttggcactttgtttccctctagttggtccctgtagcttgaaactagccgggtcccgctccccagtatggctaactagggaggttgctctcagggttcacgcttgggatttcttggaccgtatttgtggaaagtcctatccccctctttgcactagtatcccgattttggagtgggttgagagcggatcttgaaggctccgttctcgtcgggcgaattgtcaggttgcctgaagctactccctgatctagggtccacgtaccccatcgtgccctggtcccagcctggtgatggtacaaggccgctggctgtcctccacgaTAATGccttgccccttgtcatgatcccctgcgaccaggggtccaggtcctaccaggcccagaccaacatctgctacctagtagttccaaggagcccagctcctgacctcctctcactttgacctccaacactactctctctctttctctgactgactcctgacactcctgatctccccttaaccaaccctccaagtgagtgaccctattccactcagaccgtccactggtgggtgtggtgcagagtgttcctaggattttgattagctggttttggcaacaccaatggttagggaccagtaaccaaggaggaagtggatattgcacagaagggcatattgcataataccctgtgacaacctgataggccagggcgtcacaaatccatggaagtttggttcggcaggttcagccagactttaggtaAAGTTCAGTTTTGGACTCGGACTTGACTCgagccccaatggaagtcactaattgggcagtttgggtctctgccatcatatagccaaccataaacagagcacttctgggggagggtgggcaaGGAATTTACAttattttgtttggtgcacactacagctGATCCCACTGTTGTTTCCCCAGTACGAGCTGCTCAAacactgtacttggtttgaacagtcattctgtgctcacAGAGGCAATTTAGGGTTTGTTCAACAACATTTTGACAAGTGTGTGAAATTTTGGGAGAATATAGtcttgtcagatgaaaccaaaattgaactctttggatgccataatacacaccatgtttggaggccaaaaggcactgcacatCACCTCCAAAACACCatgccaacagtgaagtttggaggtggaaacatcatggtgtggggttgtttttgAGCATAcgtcactggcaaacttcatataatttaaTTAAGGATGAATGGACAACAAAATTACACCTCAGAAGAAATTAATCTAGAGGTGTAGTGAACAATTATAACCCTCAGGAGATTCACAGAATTGCATAACATTgggctgtaaaaataaaaatgtacattttattcCCACTAAAATGTTACTGTGGCCTCACAGTTTTAATTTGTATAAAGGGTAATAGAAGAAAATGGACTATACAATTTATTACACAATTTCGTCTGAGTttgccaatatcccatatgtggttggAAAATACTTTTGAATCACaaggcaaagctcagaaggg from the Anomaloglossus baeobatrachus isolate aAnoBae1 chromosome 11, aAnoBae1.hap1, whole genome shotgun sequence genome contains:
- the LOC142256609 gene encoding galactoside alpha-(1,2)-fucosyltransferase 2-like isoform X3, giving the protein MFHKDDAVLPFQYRGIRFFIDESILRTRTQERYQKKMELSNKKKKLFLLGCLLMSVFVFLVLYQLQFRIQFLTFSANLPLSLICPQKDNKLISEDVSDTSSNNIISKCKDLGIWTVKPDGRLGNHMGEYAALYALAKANGRQAFILTEMHDYLAPIFKITLPVLHNSVARYVPFQEYWIHDWMSEEYNHIYGSFIKLTGFPCSWTFFHHLREDMKREFTIHDYLKNEANQVLENIKGSRKNVTYIGVHVRRGDYVNVMPNVWKGVVADKGYLEKAMNYFRNKYKEPVFVVTSNGMRWCKENIDNSKGDVYFSGDGYESTPGKDFALLVGCNHTIMTIGTFGFWASYLVGGETIYLTNFTLPESEFLKLFRYNAAFLPEWIGIPADLSPLQH
- the LOC142256609 gene encoding galactoside alpha-(1,2)-fucosyltransferase 2-like isoform X1, which encodes MTWSPQLPDLNPIEMVWGELDRRVKVKGPTSAKHLWEPLQDCWKTISSDYLLKLIRRMPRVCKAVIKAKGSMFHKDDAVLPFQYRGIRFFIDESILRTRTQERYQKKMELSNKKKKLFLLGCLLMSVFVFLVLYQLQFRIQFLTFSANLPLSLICPQKDNKLISEDVSDTSSNNIISKCKDLGIWTVKPDGRLGNHMGEYAALYALAKANGRQAFILTEMHDYLAPIFKITLPVLHNSVARYVPFQEYWIHDWMSEEYNHIYGSFIKLTGFPCSWTFFHHLREDMKREFTIHDYLKNEANQVLENIKGSRKNVTYIGVHVRRGDYVNVMPNVWKGVVADKGYLEKAMNYFRNKYKEPVFVVTSNGMRWCKENIDNSKGDVYFSGDGYESTPGKDFALLVGCNHTIMTIGTFGFWASYLVGGETIYLTNFTLPESEFLKLFRYNAAFLPEWIGIPADLSPLQH
- the LOC142256609 gene encoding galactoside alpha-(1,2)-fucosyltransferase 2-like isoform X2, whose translation is MEQAKHSIHYELQTSFNGRQEGIRFFIDESILRTRTQERYQKKMELSNKKKKLFLLGCLLMSVFVFLVLYQLQFRIQFLTFSANLPLSLICPQKDNKLISEDVSDTSSNNIISKCKDLGIWTVKPDGRLGNHMGEYAALYALAKANGRQAFILTEMHDYLAPIFKITLPVLHNSVARYVPFQEYWIHDWMSEEYNHIYGSFIKLTGFPCSWTFFHHLREDMKREFTIHDYLKNEANQVLENIKGSRKNVTYIGVHVRRGDYVNVMPNVWKGVVADKGYLEKAMNYFRNKYKEPVFVVTSNGMRWCKENIDNSKGDVYFSGDGYESTPGKDFALLVGCNHTIMTIGTFGFWASYLVGGETIYLTNFTLPESEFLKLFRYNAAFLPEWIGIPADLSPLQH
- the LOC142256609 gene encoding galactoside alpha-(1,2)-fucosyltransferase 2-like isoform X4; translation: MELSNKKKKLFLLGCLLMSVFVFLVLYQLQFRIQFLTFSANLPLSLICPQKDNKLISEDVSDTSSNNIISKCKDLGIWTVKPDGRLGNHMGEYAALYALAKANGRQAFILTEMHDYLAPIFKITLPVLHNSVARYVPFQEYWIHDWMSEEYNHIYGSFIKLTGFPCSWTFFHHLREDMKREFTIHDYLKNEANQVLENIKGSRKNVTYIGVHVRRGDYVNVMPNVWKGVVADKGYLEKAMNYFRNKYKEPVFVVTSNGMRWCKENIDNSKGDVYFSGDGYESTPGKDFALLVGCNHTIMTIGTFGFWASYLVGGETIYLTNFTLPESEFLKLFRYNAAFLPEWIGIPADLSPLQH